The Chitinophaga niabensis genome segment CGATCACAGACAATACGATAGCCGCCTCCTGCCACATGTATGCACCTTTCGGTAATACAGGCAGTAACCAGCGGATCACGGCAAACAACCCCATCTTCACCATAATCCCACTCAGCACCATGGTAACGGGTGTGGGAGATTGCTCGTAAGTATCCGGCTGCCAGGTGTGGAAAGGGAATACCGGCATCTTGATGGCAAAGGCCACAAAGAATAACCAGAATAACCAGGATTGCTCTGTAGCACTCAGTTGATTAGAGGTAAAGATCGTCCAGCTGAAAGAGCCGCCTGTTTGACTGTAGATATAAATGATACCTACGAGCATCAGCAGCGATCCTGTAAAAGTGTAAACAAAGAATTTAAAAGTAACCGGCACAGCTCTTTCCCCACCCCACATTGAACATAGGAAATACACAGGGATCAGCGCCAGTTCCCAGAACATATAGAACACCAGGGCATCGTAAGCAGTGAATACACCGATCAACCCAGCCTGGGATAATAACATCAAACCATAGAATGCACCCGCGCGCTCATACTCTCTGCTGAAAATAGTGATAAAGATCAGCGGGAAGGAAATAGCAGTAAGCAGGCACAGCATCAGGCCCATACCATCCAATCCTACATTGAACTGCGTACCCAGTTGAGGGATCCAGTCTACTGTAAAGTGTAAGGCTTCCGGGGCAGTCTCAAACTGCGTCCAGGCAATCACCGTGATCACCAGGGTGGCTAATGAGGACAACAGGCTGAGTACTTTCGCACCCGGGCCTTTCGTTCCGAATGTGATCAGGCCTGTTATCAAAGGAACCAATATGAGTAATACTGTCAACATATCTTTTTCTTAATCCGCTATCGATTTATAAAAACAAACTGATCACAAACAACACGATCATACCAATCACCATCGCAAAAATGTAAAAGCCTACCTGTCCGTTCTGCAGTAACCGGAACTGCCGGCTGCTCCATTTTACACCACGGCCCACACCATTTACGGTAGCGTCAATACCAGACCTTTCAACGGTATCCTGGAAGAAACCGCTCAGCACCATCAAAGGTTTTACGATAACGGCATCATACAGTTCATCCACATACCATTTATTCTCCAGCACTTTAGCAAGCCCTGTATTAGCAACACCGCTATCCTGGTAATTCCTGAATTTGCTTCTTGCAAAGAAGATCACAATGATCACCAGCCCGGAGCTAAGCCCCATCAGGATCCATTCCAGTTCATGGCTCAGATGATGTGCATGCAGGAAAGGAACAGAAGGTGCAAAGACCGGGGCAAGATATTCACCCAGGAAATGAGGTACGCCAAATACTTCCGGCATACCAACATAACCACCGATCACAGAAAGTATTGCCAGGATGATCAGCGGGAATGTGATCGCAGCAGGACTTTCATGCAGATGATGCTCCTGCTCATGCGTGCCACGGAACTGACCGCTGAAAGTGATATAATATAAACGGAACATGTAGAAAGCTGTCAGTAAAGCACCGATCAAAGCCCCTGCATAAATGATCTTGTTAAAACCAAAAGCATGCGCCAGGATCTCATCTTTGGAGAAGAAACCGGAAAGTCCCGGAATACCTGCAATAGCCAGGCATCCGATCAGGAAAGTTATATTCGTGATGGGCATCCATTTTTTCAATCCGCCCATCTTACGGATATCCTGCTCA includes the following:
- a CDS encoding complex I subunit 4 family protein — its product is MLTVLLILVPLITGLITFGTKGPGAKVLSLLSSLATLVITVIAWTQFETAPEALHFTVDWIPQLGTQFNVGLDGMGLMLCLLTAISFPLIFITIFSREYERAGAFYGLMLLSQAGLIGVFTAYDALVFYMFWELALIPVYFLCSMWGGERAVPVTFKFFVYTFTGSLLMLVGIIYIYSQTGGSFSWTIFTSNQLSATEQSWLFWLFFVAFAIKMPVFPFHTWQPDTYEQSPTPVTMVLSGIMVKMGLFAVIRWLLPVLPKGAYMWQEAAIVLSVIGIIYASCIAIMQSDLKRLIAYSSIAHIGLMSAAIFANNEQSMQGVMVQMFNHGINIIGLWMLVEVIQNRINTKNLNEMGGIATYAPKLAITLVIVSFANIALPLTNGFIGEFLMFSGLFQYNPWFAAVAGVAVILAAVYMLRMLQKVIFGEANAQTAAIVDLKAGETLAIGVVIVVIFVLGFYPKPLLELVNTTSLLVNAINFK